One window of Marinomonas primoryensis genomic DNA carries:
- a CDS encoding N-6 DNA methylase codes for MNNNELVAKLWKLCDNLRDGGVSYQNYVNELASLLFLKMCEQTGQETELLPEGFRWQDLKSKIGLEQHSFYKDLLNKLDGAHHPIVQAIFLNASTTITQPAQLTELINNMDKLDWYDTDGTGKGRDDFGDMYEGLLQKNANETKSGAGQYFTPRPLISAIVELMKPQPREIIQDPAAGTAGFLIEADKYIKAHTNDLNYLSDDDAEYQSKRAFIGVELVPETRRLALMNCLLHDIEGDDEHGAIHLGNTLSADGEQLQKANLVLSNPPFGSASSTNITRTFVYSTSNKQLCFMQHIVETLEPGGRAAVVIPDNVLFEGGKGTDIRRDLMNKCNLHTILRLPTGIFYAAGVKTNVLFFQKGAPGNPHQDVDCTQETWVYDMRTNMQTFGKRRMLTNAHFDGFIAAYGEDANGQSPRTEGIYQQLGEIDGLSTDEGDDTARWRKFSRDHIREQKGDSLDITWLKDLEASNSENLPEPDILAGEAMAELTEAMSELYQLMQALGADDEAEAQKKLLEASFGLQEKTVEQSKEQGNKTGQGELFGGQA; via the coding sequence ATGAACAACAACGAACTGGTCGCCAAACTCTGGAAGCTGTGTGACAACCTACGCGACGGTGGCGTGTCCTACCAAAACTACGTCAATGAATTGGCGTCTTTATTGTTCCTTAAAATGTGCGAGCAAACAGGGCAAGAAACCGAATTACTGCCAGAAGGATTTCGTTGGCAAGACCTGAAAAGTAAAATCGGCTTAGAGCAACATAGCTTTTACAAAGACCTATTGAACAAACTGGATGGCGCGCATCATCCCATCGTGCAAGCCATCTTTTTGAATGCCTCGACCACCATTACTCAGCCAGCGCAATTGACCGAACTGATCAACAACATGGACAAGCTGGACTGGTATGACACAGACGGCACAGGCAAAGGCCGTGATGACTTTGGCGACATGTACGAAGGCTTATTACAGAAAAACGCTAACGAAACCAAGTCGGGCGCTGGGCAATATTTCACGCCGCGTCCCTTGATTAGCGCCATTGTTGAACTGATGAAACCGCAACCGCGCGAGATCATCCAAGATCCAGCCGCCGGCACCGCAGGTTTCTTGATCGAAGCCGATAAATACATCAAAGCCCACACCAACGACTTAAACTATCTAAGCGACGACGATGCCGAATACCAAAGCAAGCGTGCTTTTATTGGCGTGGAGCTAGTACCAGAAACTCGCCGTTTGGCCTTGATGAACTGCCTATTGCATGACATAGAAGGCGACGACGAACACGGCGCGATACACCTTGGCAATACGCTAAGCGCCGATGGCGAACAATTACAAAAAGCCAATTTGGTCTTATCTAATCCGCCGTTTGGCAGTGCTTCCAGCACCAACATTACTCGTACTTTTGTGTACTCAACCAGCAACAAGCAATTGTGTTTTATGCAACACATTGTCGAAACGCTGGAACCCGGTGGCCGCGCCGCCGTGGTGATTCCCGATAACGTGTTATTCGAAGGCGGCAAGGGCACAGATATTCGCCGCGACCTAATGAACAAGTGCAACTTACATACGATTTTGCGTTTGCCCACGGGTATCTTCTACGCCGCAGGCGTGAAAACCAACGTGCTGTTTTTCCAAAAAGGCGCGCCAGGCAACCCACATCAAGACGTGGATTGCACCCAAGAAACCTGGGTCTACGACATGCGCACCAATATGCAAACCTTTGGCAAACGCCGCATGTTAACCAACGCCCATTTTGATGGCTTTATCGCGGCCTATGGCGAAGACGCCAACGGCCAATCCCCACGCACGGAAGGGATCTACCAACAGCTGGGCGAAATCGACGGGCTTTCTACCGACGAAGGCGACGACACCGCCCGCTGGCGCAAATTCAGCCGCGACCACATTCGCGAGCAAAAAGGCGACAGCCTAGACATAACATGGCTCAAAGACCTAGAAGCCAGCAACTCTGAAAACCTCCCCGAGCCAGATATTCTCGCTGGTGAAGCCATGGCGGAACTGACCGAAGCCATGAGCGAACTCTATCAACTGATGCAAGCCCTCGGCGCGGACGACGAAGCCGAAGCGCAAAAAAAACTGCTAGAAGCCTCTTTTGGTCTGCAAGAAAAAACCGTTGAACAGAGCAAAGAGCAAGGCAATAAGACAGGCCAAGGCGAGCTATTTGGAGGCCAAGCGTGA
- a CDS encoding restriction endonuclease subunit S: MSELPKGWVEVEWDQVTTKDGFRRGPFGGNLKKSCFVESGFAIYEQYAPINNDCINFRYFVDDEKYKELQSFKVDNGDFLISCSGTMGKITKVPEGAPKGLINQALLRIRLVESCIDSEYFLKLFRSPILQNQVLNSSVGGAIQNLAAVKELKKILIPLAPLAEQKRIVEKLDQVLAQVDTIKARLDGIPAILKRFRQSVLAAAVSGKLTEEWRGKDEEYIDTCGYKTPSSWLQSSIDEESEYVTSGSRGWAQYYSDTGSLFIRSQDINTDELEIDDAAFVKLPAKVEGQRTKVQKEDLLITITGANVTKCARLKIELDDAYISQHVALIRLKNTEDSSFIELVLKALNAGRKQLTDLAYGGGKPGLNLQNIKDVKFSKPIYKERDEIVRLVDQYFAFADTIEAQVQKAQQRVDKLTQSILAKAFRGELVPQYPTDEPADELLKRIATARKEAEALALSAKKTAKKVGTKNVK, encoded by the coding sequence GTGAGCGAATTGCCGAAAGGGTGGGTTGAAGTTGAGTGGGATCAGGTTACTACTAAAGACGGTTTTAGAAGAGGACCATTTGGTGGTAATTTGAAAAAATCATGCTTTGTTGAAAGTGGTTTTGCCATCTATGAACAATATGCTCCAATAAATAATGATTGTATAAACTTTAGATATTTCGTCGACGATGAGAAGTATAAAGAACTCCAAAGTTTCAAAGTAGATAATGGCGATTTTCTAATCAGCTGTTCGGGAACCATGGGCAAAATAACGAAGGTTCCCGAGGGCGCTCCAAAAGGGCTAATAAATCAGGCTCTCTTGAGAATAAGATTGGTAGAAAGCTGTATTGACTCCGAATATTTCTTAAAACTTTTTCGCTCTCCCATCCTACAAAATCAAGTACTGAACTCTTCTGTAGGTGGAGCCATACAAAATTTAGCAGCGGTTAAAGAATTAAAGAAAATTCTAATCCCCCTCGCTCCACTAGCTGAACAAAAGCGCATCGTCGAAAAACTCGATCAAGTCTTAGCGCAGGTGGACACCATCAAAGCCCGCCTCGACGGCATCCCCGCTATCCTCAAACGCTTCCGCCAATCCGTCCTCGCCGCAGCAGTGAGTGGGAAATTGACTGAAGAGTGGAGAGGGAAAGATGAAGAATATATCGATACTTGTGGTTACAAAACTCCATCCTCATGGTTGCAAAGTTCAATAGATGAAGAGTCTGAATATGTGACAAGTGGATCGAGAGGTTGGGCTCAATATTATTCCGACACTGGGTCTCTTTTTATTCGTTCTCAAGATATCAATACAGATGAACTGGAAATTGATGACGCTGCTTTTGTGAAACTACCAGCCAAAGTTGAAGGTCAAAGAACAAAAGTTCAGAAAGAAGACTTATTAATCACAATAACTGGCGCTAATGTAACAAAATGTGCTCGTTTGAAAATAGAACTTGATGATGCATATATTAGCCAGCATGTAGCATTGATCCGTCTGAAAAATACTGAGGATTCTTCTTTTATAGAGTTAGTTTTAAAGGCTCTCAATGCAGGAAGAAAACAGCTTACTGATCTTGCGTATGGTGGTGGTAAACCCGGGCTTAATTTACAGAATATCAAAGATGTTAAATTTTCAAAGCCGATATATAAGGAAAGGGATGAAATCGTCCGCCTTGTGGATCAATACTTTGCCTTTGCCGACACCATAGAAGCACAAGTGCAAAAAGCCCAACAGCGCGTCGACAAATTGACCCAATCCATCTTAGCCAAAGCCTTCCGCGGCGAACTCGTACCACAATATCCAACCGACGAACCCGCCGACGAACTGCTTAAACGCATCGCCACCGCCCGCAAAGAGGCCGAAGCGCTTGCGCTCTCTGCCAAAAAAACCGCGAAGAAGGTTGGGACTAAAAATGTTAAGTAA
- a CDS encoding viperin family antiviral radical SAM protein, translating to MKTSILNTANSNALVSSAHDLNAQTVKTDLVINFHMTESCNYQCSYCYATWDNLEAKNELHRLSGQVESLLQNLADYFLQPNPLQAEMSYQNVRLNFAGGEPMLLGQRFLDAVKFANQLGFRTSLITNGHYLTNDILDELAPSLDVLGISYDTADHALAQSIGRVDRKQRWIAAEQLMQMCARYRSLNPAGVLKLNTVVNAVNCDDSLLDLINEIQPNKWKLLRVLPVHDHQLTITKAQYQGYVQRHSALSSIIVEEDNEAMTHTYLMINPEGRFYQNSDAGSGYIVSDSILTAGVEQALSQVPFNISGFKQRYELIPSVMV from the coding sequence ATGAAAACATCTATTTTGAATACTGCTAATTCAAACGCACTAGTTTCAAGTGCACACGATCTAAATGCACAAACTGTAAAGACCGATCTGGTTATCAATTTCCATATGACAGAAAGCTGTAACTATCAGTGCAGCTACTGTTACGCCACTTGGGATAACTTAGAAGCGAAAAACGAGCTTCACCGTTTGTCAGGCCAAGTGGAATCCCTTCTCCAAAATCTCGCTGATTATTTTTTACAACCTAATCCACTACAAGCCGAAATGAGTTATCAGAACGTGCGCCTTAATTTTGCTGGCGGCGAGCCTATGTTGCTCGGTCAGCGCTTTTTGGATGCCGTGAAGTTTGCGAATCAGTTAGGTTTTCGCACGTCTTTGATTACCAATGGGCATTATCTTACTAACGACATTTTGGATGAACTGGCTCCCTCGTTGGATGTATTAGGGATTAGTTACGATACGGCGGATCATGCTTTAGCTCAGAGCATTGGTCGTGTTGATCGCAAGCAACGTTGGATTGCTGCTGAACAACTGATGCAGATGTGCGCCCGTTATCGTTCGTTGAATCCAGCTGGGGTTTTAAAGCTGAACACAGTGGTGAATGCTGTGAACTGTGATGACAGTCTGCTGGATTTAATAAACGAAATTCAGCCAAATAAATGGAAACTGTTACGCGTTTTACCTGTGCATGATCATCAGCTGACGATTACTAAGGCTCAATATCAAGGTTATGTTCAGCGACATTCTGCGCTATCTAGCATCATTGTTGAAGAAGACAATGAAGCCATGACACACACCTATCTGATGATCAATCCCGAAGGGCGTTTTTACCAAAATTCCGATGCGGGCAGCGGTTATATCGTCAGTGATTCGATTTTGACTGCGGGTGTCGAGCAAGCACTTAGTCAGGTTCCTTTTAACATATCTGGGTTTAAGCAGCGTTACGAGCTTATTCCTTCGGTTATGGTTTGA
- a CDS encoding zeta toxin family protein, whose product MASLRLIAGPNGSGKTTLTKLLREEYSVPLGQYLNPDDIAKHISFSSIDHTLSDDTFLAAKLAQSISVGLRDDWVKDGLSFTYESVMSHESHIQFVEGAKKVGYKPYLYYVCTSEVELNKARVEQRVKEGGHTVPEEKITSRYLRSLENLYEMLTICRRGFLFDNSSTEMTFIAEVTQDGYLDIKAKAFDETQPYWLLEHVVKKWPKEKVRLIR is encoded by the coding sequence TTGGCAAGCCTAAGGTTAATTGCTGGTCCTAATGGTTCTGGTAAGACAACGTTAACTAAGTTACTCAGGGAAGAGTATTCTGTTCCACTCGGCCAATATCTTAACCCTGATGATATTGCTAAACACATTTCCTTTTCTTCAATTGATCATACTTTATCAGACGATACTTTTTTAGCCGCAAAACTTGCTCAATCCATTTCGGTAGGGCTTCGAGATGACTGGGTGAAAGATGGTTTGTCGTTCACTTATGAATCAGTGATGAGTCACGAGAGTCATATTCAGTTTGTGGAAGGTGCTAAGAAAGTGGGCTATAAGCCATACTTATATTATGTTTGTACTTCTGAGGTTGAGTTGAACAAGGCGCGTGTAGAACAGCGAGTAAAGGAAGGTGGTCATACGGTTCCAGAGGAAAAAATCACTTCTCGTTACCTGCGCAGTTTAGAAAATCTTTATGAAATGTTAACCATCTGTCGTCGAGGATTTTTGTTTGATAATTCGTCAACTGAAATGACATTTATCGCAGAAGTTACGCAGGATGGCTATCTAGATATTAAGGCGAAAGCGTTCGATGAAACACAGCCTTATTGGCTTCTTGAACATGTTGTCAAAAAGTGGCCAAAAGAAAAAGTCCGCTTAATTCGTTAA
- a CDS encoding inositol monophosphatase family protein: MNLDKLSQDRLIDIVRRAGQEIVMPSFRQLNAADVEIKSSLTDLVTVADKASEAFITAEIQQAFPDWEIVGEEAVAEDPSTTDKIATADTCVIIDPIDGTWNYAHGLSDFGIILAVVVKGVTRFGLLYDPVNDDWIYANLGEGAFFQRTAMNEKSNNQVPNQTPLALQITAEPELDKLTGIMSVNAYTGQKKQDFALKASRFVRINNLPSCPAYRQIAQGHFNFSLTYKMLPWDHAAGVLVHTEAGGVCRTLEGKEYSPAMLDGEMLAAQSEQQWQELAEYFRK, from the coding sequence ATGAACCTCGACAAACTATCTCAAGATCGGCTTATCGACATTGTCCGCCGAGCAGGACAAGAGATTGTCATGCCAAGTTTTCGACAACTAAACGCTGCCGATGTCGAAATAAAAAGCAGCTTAACCGACCTTGTAACCGTTGCAGACAAAGCTAGCGAAGCCTTTATCACCGCTGAAATTCAGCAGGCTTTTCCAGACTGGGAAATTGTTGGAGAAGAAGCTGTCGCAGAAGACCCATCGACCACGGACAAAATTGCCACTGCAGACACTTGCGTCATCATCGACCCCATCGACGGTACTTGGAACTACGCTCATGGATTATCAGATTTCGGCATCATACTTGCCGTTGTCGTGAAAGGCGTGACACGCTTTGGTTTGTTGTATGACCCTGTAAACGACGACTGGATTTACGCCAATTTAGGCGAAGGCGCATTTTTCCAACGCACCGCCATGAATGAAAAAAGCAACAATCAAGTTCCTAACCAAACGCCGTTAGCCTTGCAGATCACTGCAGAACCAGAGTTAGACAAACTGACTGGCATCATGTCGGTTAACGCCTATACAGGTCAGAAAAAACAAGATTTCGCACTAAAAGCCTCACGCTTTGTACGCATCAACAACCTACCGTCTTGCCCTGCTTACCGACAAATCGCCCAAGGCCACTTCAACTTTAGCCTGACCTACAAAATGCTCCCTTGGGATCACGCTGCAGGTGTACTGGTTCACACCGAAGCAGGTGGGGTTTGTCGAACCTTAGAAGGTAAAGAGTATTCTCCTGCCATGCTCGATGGCGAAATGCTCGCGGCTCAATCAGAACAACAATGGCAAGAATTGGCAGAGTATTTTAGGAAGTAG
- a CDS encoding 2-hydroxyacid dehydrogenase, whose protein sequence is MKIAVFSCKPYDKRTLASYADNTALSMTYFESRLSMETISLVKDFDAVSCFVNDDVNAEVIHLLKQQGVHTIALRCAGFNNVDLDAAKAEGIKVFHVPDYSPTSVAEHAVALIMTLNRKTHRAYHRVKEGNFALEGLLGFNLEGKTVGCIGTGRIGAAFCRIMKGFGCHVLCYDLYPSQALIEQGCQYIPLEELYQKSDIISLHCPLNTSTHHLINKDSLNKMKDGVMIINTSRGALVHAQEAIDSLYNGKIGYLGLDVYEQENKIFFEDMSSHIIQDSVFQLMLTFPNVVVTGHQGYFTIEALNHIAATTVDNLLHHQHEDSGSRQLA, encoded by the coding sequence ATGAAAATTGCCGTTTTCTCCTGCAAACCCTACGATAAAAGAACCCTCGCCTCTTACGCTGATAATACCGCCTTATCCATGACGTACTTCGAAAGTCGCTTGAGCATGGAAACGATCAGCTTAGTAAAAGATTTTGATGCCGTTTCTTGTTTCGTCAACGACGATGTCAATGCAGAGGTGATTCACCTTTTAAAACAGCAAGGTGTCCATACCATCGCCCTTCGTTGCGCAGGGTTTAATAATGTTGACTTAGACGCTGCAAAAGCAGAAGGCATAAAAGTATTTCACGTACCAGACTACAGCCCAACATCCGTTGCAGAACACGCAGTCGCGCTGATTATGACGCTGAACCGAAAAACACACCGTGCTTATCACAGAGTGAAAGAAGGCAACTTTGCCTTAGAGGGACTACTCGGGTTCAACTTGGAAGGTAAAACGGTGGGTTGTATTGGGACTGGGCGCATTGGCGCGGCGTTTTGTCGAATCATGAAAGGCTTCGGCTGCCATGTTTTATGTTACGACTTATATCCATCACAAGCACTGATCGAGCAAGGCTGCCAATACATACCACTAGAAGAGCTCTATCAAAAGAGCGACATCATTAGCTTGCATTGCCCTTTAAACACCTCGACTCATCACCTAATCAATAAAGACAGCCTGAACAAAATGAAAGACGGCGTGATGATCATCAACACCAGTCGTGGCGCACTTGTCCATGCGCAAGAAGCCATAGACTCACTTTACAATGGGAAAATTGGCTATTTAGGGTTGGATGTCTACGAACAAGAAAACAAGATTTTCTTTGAAGACATGTCCTCGCATATTATCCAAGACAGCGTCTTTCAGCTCATGCTCACCTTCCCCAATGTCGTCGTAACCGGTCACCAAGGCTATTTCACCATCGAAGCACTGAACCATATCGCGGCAACAACAGTTGATAACTTATTGCACCATCAACATGAAGACAGCGGCTCAAGACAACTAGCGTAA
- a CDS encoding hybrid sensor histidine kinase/response regulator, whose translation MSSKYIDSRWVILTLLFGILVTCVVAYRTQDANEKRIANAVYQSSNKAMEEVISRIQLYQYGLRGARGVVLTTGENDITRDVFSLYSLTRDVDVEFPGARGFGFIRRVPQADAAAFTLSASQDGWPDFAIKALFPNFNEHYVIQYIEPVERNRQAVGLDIASETNRREAATSSLYTGEVRLTGPITLVQASGKAQQSVLILMPIYRGGKVPETLDERIEAGFGWSYAPLLMEEVLNHLDIDLEKIHYELFDVTDLDDKVRFYDSGKLKNRQYEISQSKHIYGRSWESHLSVSPAYIADLHLPNPFSFIIIGVFISVLGAILVAAVKVNISRHREVIAHQSRIAAVVESSADGIISKSLDGVIVSWNKGAESIFGYTQEEAIGQSSFELLVPADLQNEDKAILSSVIDNKKSIISETRRKTKSGSDVPVALTVSPIFDSNRLVVGVSNSVRDISERKKAEAKIRDLNSSLESQVKERTLELHEINLLLNDVLDASSEIAIIATDMNGKINLFNSGAQRMLGYSAEEVVGQMTPLSFHVKAEVVQERDAIFETAGTYVSDLMEVLIFKAFRDNYDSKEWTYIDKYGKTKPVSLVITPMKNSDDEVIGFLGMAIDITEQKASQHALVSTRDQLLMAAEVAQLGVWTWDLENNILDWNEIMFDIYQYPRTLKNEGVTYAHWYNRVHPEDRDASALALQNAIKGIGEYDLVMRLLLPDSSIRYVQAGASIERDASGKAISVAGINRDITAERSLEAWLRKAKDEADAASAAKSSFLANMSHEIRTPMNAILGMLELVKRTSLTHQQDDYVSKAHISAKSLLGLINDILDFSKVDAGKLTLESVPFEIENLLYELSTVLSGSSLGNDVELIFDIDKDIPPYLVGDKLRLLQVLINLVSNAVKFTLEGSVILEIKQTALESGVSRLTISITDTGIGISEDQIESVFDVFSQAESSTTRRFGGSGLGLVICRRFVALMGGVLNVESTLGVGSRFYFTIDLPVAEAPVEEILNVQARKPIRILIVENNPASQAILTRMAINLGWFYEKAETVKEVITQVNKAAEDGGLFDVVLLDIKTSDFVGRDSMENMVASFHTSIQPPKIILLANAPNEKLESSLELATGYLLKPTSLNQLSEMVYESLSNGDTLVNEGDEKSNDRIERSLAGIKLLLVEDNAFNRQVATELLAAEGAIVTVAEGGLEGVATVLDNAEGAFDLVLMDMQMPDIDGLEATRQIRKSGQFTSLPIVAMTANVSEGDRQACLNAGMNDHLCKPLDIDLMIACILQYVGKKTEVGVTLDQTAEKAIGVEDSHSYEREDIQSILGRFGGSVDLFKSVVDGFEAESQSLLENIDKNVIDRDQIKAREALHTLKGASLTMGLLHFSNQLSDFEQVLKTTEDKEALETCFSSINVAELNTQLHDELATIIAEINDLT comes from the coding sequence ATGTCATCTAAGTATATTGATAGCCGTTGGGTGATATTAACCCTGCTTTTTGGCATTTTGGTTACCTGTGTTGTGGCTTACCGAACGCAAGACGCCAATGAGAAGAGGATAGCTAACGCCGTTTACCAGTCTTCTAATAAAGCCATGGAGGAGGTGATATCTCGGATTCAGCTTTACCAATATGGATTGCGGGGTGCTCGAGGAGTTGTGTTAACGACAGGTGAAAATGACATTACTCGAGATGTTTTTTCTTTATACAGTTTAACTCGTGATGTGGATGTGGAATTTCCAGGTGCACGTGGCTTTGGTTTTATTCGACGCGTTCCACAGGCAGATGCCGCCGCTTTTACTTTGTCGGCTAGCCAAGACGGCTGGCCAGATTTTGCTATTAAAGCGCTTTTTCCTAATTTTAATGAACATTATGTCATTCAGTATATTGAACCTGTAGAGCGAAACCGGCAGGCCGTTGGTTTGGACATAGCATCAGAAACAAACCGCCGAGAAGCCGCTACGTCGTCTTTATACACAGGGGAAGTTCGCTTAACTGGCCCCATCACCTTGGTGCAAGCATCGGGTAAAGCGCAGCAGTCAGTATTGATCTTGATGCCTATCTATCGAGGAGGGAAAGTACCAGAAACATTGGATGAACGCATTGAAGCAGGCTTTGGCTGGAGTTATGCGCCTTTATTAATGGAAGAGGTGTTAAACCATTTAGATATAGACTTGGAAAAAATCCATTATGAATTGTTTGATGTAACCGATTTGGACGATAAAGTTCGGTTTTATGACAGCGGAAAATTAAAAAACCGTCAATACGAAATAAGCCAATCTAAGCATATTTATGGACGGAGTTGGGAGAGTCATCTTAGTGTTTCTCCTGCCTATATAGCGGACTTACATCTTCCTAATCCATTCAGTTTTATAATCATTGGCGTCTTCATTAGTGTTCTTGGGGCTATTCTCGTTGCTGCTGTTAAGGTAAATATTTCTAGGCATCGTGAGGTGATCGCTCATCAATCTAGAATCGCTGCGGTAGTGGAAAGCTCGGCGGATGGCATTATTAGTAAAAGTCTGGATGGGGTTATTGTCAGTTGGAATAAGGGGGCTGAGAGTATATTTGGTTACACACAGGAGGAAGCGATTGGTCAGTCTTCTTTTGAACTCTTGGTTCCAGCCGACCTTCAAAATGAAGATAAGGCGATTCTGTCTTCTGTAATCGATAACAAAAAATCCATTATTAGTGAGACGCGTAGGAAAACTAAATCAGGGTCTGATGTTCCGGTTGCACTGACTGTGTCTCCTATCTTTGACTCTAATCGTTTAGTAGTTGGTGTTTCGAACAGTGTGCGTGATATTTCTGAACGTAAAAAAGCCGAAGCTAAAATTCGTGACTTAAATTCCAGTTTAGAAAGCCAAGTAAAAGAGCGCACTCTAGAGCTTCACGAAATCAATTTACTTTTGAATGACGTGTTAGACGCTTCGTCTGAAATTGCGATTATTGCTACCGACATGAACGGTAAGATCAATCTTTTTAATAGTGGTGCACAAAGAATGCTGGGGTATTCTGCCGAGGAGGTTGTTGGTCAAATGACACCTCTTAGTTTCCATGTTAAAGCAGAGGTTGTACAAGAGCGTGATGCAATTTTTGAAACTGCAGGTACCTATGTCTCAGATCTAATGGAAGTTTTGATCTTTAAAGCATTTCGAGATAACTACGATAGCAAAGAATGGACCTATATTGATAAATATGGGAAGACCAAACCGGTGTCTTTGGTTATTACTCCTATGAAGAACAGTGACGATGAAGTGATTGGCTTTTTAGGAATGGCTATAGATATTACCGAGCAGAAAGCCAGCCAGCATGCTTTAGTTTCTACTCGAGACCAGTTACTTATGGCGGCAGAGGTAGCACAACTGGGCGTTTGGACTTGGGATCTAGAAAACAATATTCTGGATTGGAACGAAATTATGTTCGATATATACCAGTACCCACGGACATTAAAAAATGAAGGGGTTACTTATGCGCACTGGTATAACAGGGTTCATCCCGAGGACAGAGATGCGTCCGCATTGGCATTGCAAAATGCCATAAAAGGCATTGGTGAATACGATCTTGTCATGCGGCTCTTGCTACCTGATAGCAGCATTCGTTATGTTCAGGCTGGCGCTTCTATTGAAAGAGATGCGAGTGGAAAAGCCATTTCTGTGGCGGGTATTAATCGAGATATTACAGCCGAGAGAAGTTTGGAAGCCTGGTTGCGTAAGGCAAAAGATGAAGCCGATGCCGCCAGTGCCGCCAAATCAAGCTTTCTTGCGAATATGAGTCACGAAATCCGCACCCCGATGAATGCTATTTTGGGCATGTTGGAGTTGGTTAAACGAACGTCCTTAACGCATCAGCAAGACGACTATGTTTCAAAAGCCCATATTTCAGCCAAATCTTTGCTTGGTTTAATTAATGATATTTTGGATTTTTCCAAAGTTGATGCCGGTAAATTAACCTTGGAAAGCGTACCTTTCGAAATAGAAAATCTACTCTATGAACTTTCTACTGTGCTATCTGGAAGTTCACTGGGAAACGATGTTGAGCTCATTTTTGATATTGATAAAGACATTCCTCCTTACCTTGTCGGCGATAAACTACGTTTATTGCAGGTGCTCATTAATTTGGTGAGTAACGCGGTTAAATTCACGTTAGAAGGTAGTGTGATTTTAGAAATTAAACAAACAGCGTTGGAGTCTGGAGTATCCCGTTTAACGATTTCTATTACAGACACTGGCATTGGTATTTCAGAAGACCAAATAGAGTCTGTTTTTGACGTATTTTCTCAAGCGGAGTCTTCGACGACTCGACGTTTTGGTGGTTCAGGATTAGGGTTGGTTATTTGCCGTCGTTTTGTCGCTCTAATGGGCGGGGTGTTAAATGTTGAAAGTACTTTGGGGGTCGGCAGTCGTTTCTATTTCACGATTGATTTACCTGTTGCTGAAGCTCCAGTAGAAGAAATATTGAATGTACAAGCACGAAAACCCATCCGAATTCTTATTGTAGAGAATAATCCTGCTTCGCAGGCTATATTGACGCGAATGGCAATTAATCTTGGTTGGTTTTATGAAAAGGCTGAGACGGTTAAAGAGGTTATTACACAAGTTAATAAAGCCGCAGAAGATGGTGGCCTGTTTGATGTTGTCTTATTGGATATTAAAACATCAGATTTTGTCGGACGTGACAGCATGGAGAATATGGTCGCGAGTTTTCACACTTCAATACAGCCTCCTAAAATTATTTTATTGGCTAATGCACCTAATGAAAAACTGGAAAGCTCTCTTGAATTAGCCACGGGCTATTTATTAAAGCCCACGTCATTAAATCAGTTATCTGAAATGGTTTATGAGTCTTTATCTAATGGGGATACTCTCGTAAATGAAGGTGATGAAAAGTCTAATGATCGAATTGAACGAAGTTTGGCGGGAATAAAGTTATTACTAGTGGAAGATAACGCCTTTAATCGTCAAGTCGCGACAGAATTATTAGCCGCCGAAGGCGCTATTGTTACCGTTGCTGAAGGTGGTTTGGAAGGGGTTGCCACTGTATTGGATAACGCTGAAGGCGCATTTGACCTGGTTCTGATGGACATGCAAATGCCAGACATAGATGGTTTGGAAGCAACAAGGCAAATTCGAAAAAGTGGGCAATTCACTTCACTTCCCATTGTTGCTATGACAGCCAATGTGTCAGAGGGGGATCGTCAGGCGTGTCTTAATGCGGGCATGAATGACCACCTTTGTAAGCCTTTAGATATCGATTTGATGATCGCTTGTATCTTGCAGTATGTAGGCAAAAAGACTGAGGTAGGCGTTACTCTTGATCAGACCGCTGAGAAAGCTATAGGCGTTGAAGACAGCCATTCGTATGAACGTGAAGATATTCAATCTATATTGGGACGGTTTGGTGGCAGTGTTGATCTCTTTAAAAGTGTGGTTGATGGTTTTGAGGCAGAGTCTCAGAGTTTACTAGAAAACATTGATAAAAATGTTATAGACAGAGATCAAATTAAGGCACGAGAGGCGCTTCATACTTTAAAAGGTGCGTCTTTGACGATGGGCTTGTTGCACTTTTCTAATCAGCTATCCGATTTTGAGCAGGTTCTAAAAACGACAGAGGATAAAGAAGCGCTGGAAACGTGTTTCTCTTCTATTAATGTTGCTGAACTCAATACTCAGTTACATGATGAATTGGCTACTATTATTGCTGAAATTAATGATTTGACGTGA